A single genomic interval of Shewanella halotolerans harbors:
- a CDS encoding zinc-dependent metalloprotease, with protein MRPSTLALALALILVPTGPLLAIENSAKVIKSSQAAKGFINLFYQQGSGDLYLEATRLKQPFLLVTSLPHGVGSNDIGLDRGQLGMTRLVQFERHGPYLILKQLNTRYRVTTDNGAEQRAVKEAFAESVLWRGKLLEGKQALVSIKDLVLRDLHGIADTLEQTKQGHYQLDKETSLILPQGVKSFERNSDVDVLLTFKGAKAGPQVAEVTPDGKQMSLRMRYSFVELPDDNYQPRAYHPNSGYLSDEYLDYGAPIDKDIVQRHLLRHRLQKVVPGDAPSEVVKPIIYYLDPGVPEPIRSALLEGARWWETAFNEAGFINGFKVELLPEDADPQDIRYNVIQWVHRATRGWSYGSAIADPRTGEIIKGHVTLGSQRVRQDHLIARGLTAGWQDREAVAQAVTDLSLARIRQLSAHEVGHTLGLDHNFAASSNDNASVMDYPHPKATLKGDKIDISAPYDEGVGAWDKFTVAYGYGQFSAEDQQTKLTELMQAVERQGLRYIGEADSRRAGASHAYASLWDNGQDPVAELSRLAKVREAAIDGFSDAALLQGQPYGELRDAFVPIYLLTRYQIEAAAKFIGGTDYTYSTQEGGRSWHYMAPELQKNALDALLQGLSVDALALPTKVTDALVPKSGNYGATRESFDSATGVVIDPIGMAEVLSRHTCGQLLQPMRLNRVNQGYFADKEQLSVVTLVNKLLAKTVFADAPNGQAQGVWMRVNAVVLDALLASYHDAASSPEVKAQLAGRLAFAQKQLSRLVKRSSDYEAAHYQWLLDGVEKGLKDSKHKLIHKPLAMPPGSPI; from the coding sequence ATGAGACCCTCTACACTCGCGCTGGCCCTTGCCCTCATTCTGGTCCCGACTGGCCCCCTGCTCGCCATCGAAAATAGCGCTAAGGTGATCAAGAGCAGTCAGGCCGCCAAAGGCTTTATCAACCTCTTCTATCAGCAAGGTTCGGGCGATCTCTACCTGGAGGCGACCCGCCTCAAGCAGCCGTTCTTGTTGGTCACCAGCCTGCCCCATGGCGTGGGCTCTAACGATATCGGTCTGGATCGCGGCCAGCTGGGGATGACCCGCCTGGTGCAGTTTGAGCGCCACGGCCCCTATCTCATCCTGAAACAACTCAACACCCGCTACCGGGTGACCACAGACAACGGCGCCGAGCAGCGGGCAGTCAAAGAGGCCTTCGCCGAGTCTGTGCTCTGGCGCGGCAAGCTGCTGGAAGGCAAGCAGGCGCTGGTGTCGATCAAGGATCTTGTGCTGCGTGACCTGCACGGCATAGCCGACACCCTGGAGCAGACCAAGCAGGGGCATTATCAGCTGGATAAGGAGACCTCGCTCATCCTGCCTCAGGGGGTGAAATCCTTCGAGCGTAACAGCGATGTAGACGTACTGCTCACCTTCAAGGGCGCCAAGGCCGGGCCTCAGGTGGCCGAGGTCACCCCAGACGGCAAACAGATGTCGCTGCGGATGCGCTACTCCTTCGTCGAGCTGCCGGACGACAACTACCAGCCCAGGGCCTATCACCCCAACAGCGGCTACCTGTCCGATGAGTATCTGGATTACGGCGCGCCGATCGATAAGGACATAGTGCAGCGTCATCTGCTGCGTCACCGCCTGCAGAAGGTCGTCCCGGGCGATGCCCCCAGCGAGGTGGTGAAACCTATCATCTACTACCTGGATCCCGGTGTGCCCGAGCCCATTCGTAGCGCCCTGCTAGAGGGCGCTCGCTGGTGGGAGACCGCCTTCAACGAGGCCGGCTTCATCAACGGCTTCAAGGTGGAACTGTTGCCGGAAGATGCCGACCCTCAGGATATTCGTTACAACGTGATCCAGTGGGTACACAGGGCGACCCGTGGCTGGTCTTACGGCAGCGCCATCGCCGATCCCCGCACAGGTGAGATCATCAAGGGCCATGTGACCTTGGGCAGTCAGCGGGTCAGGCAAGATCACCTCATCGCCCGTGGCCTCACCGCGGGCTGGCAAGACAGAGAGGCGGTCGCCCAGGCGGTGACAGACCTTTCCCTGGCGCGTATTCGCCAGCTGTCGGCCCATGAGGTGGGCCACACCTTAGGCCTAGATCATAACTTCGCGGCGTCGAGTAACGATAACGCCTCTGTGATGGATTATCCGCACCCCAAGGCAACCCTAAAGGGCGACAAGATAGATATTTCTGCCCCCTATGATGAGGGCGTCGGTGCCTGGGACAAGTTTACCGTAGCCTATGGCTATGGTCAGTTTAGCGCGGAGGATCAACAGACTAAGCTGACCGAGCTGATGCAGGCAGTGGAGCGTCAGGGGCTAAGATATATCGGCGAGGCAGATTCGCGCCGCGCCGGTGCCAGCCATGCCTACGCCAGTCTGTGGGACAATGGCCAGGATCCTGTGGCCGAACTGAGCCGCCTGGCCAAGGTACGCGAGGCGGCCATCGACGGCTTTAGCGATGCCGCCTTGCTGCAAGGCCAGCCCTATGGCGAGCTGCGCGATGCCTTCGTCCCCATCTATCTGCTAACCCGCTATCAAATAGAAGCCGCGGCCAAGTTTATCGGCGGCACCGACTATACCTATTCCACCCAGGAGGGCGGGCGCAGCTGGCATTATATGGCGCCTGAGCTGCAAAAGAATGCTCTGGACGCACTGCTGCAGGGCCTGAGCGTGGATGCCCTGGCGCTGCCGACTAAGGTGACCGATGCCCTGGTGCCTAAGTCGGGTAACTATGGCGCCACCCGCGAGAGCTTCGATAGCGCCACCGGTGTGGTGATCGACCCTATCGGCATGGCCGAGGTGCTGAGTCGTCACACCTGCGGGCAGCTGCTGCAGCCGATGCGACTCAATCGCGTCAATCAGGGCTACTTTGCCGACAAGGAGCAGCTCTCCGTCGTTACTCTGGTGAACAAGCTGCTGGCCAAGACAGTGTTTGCCGATGCCCCTAACGGTCAGGCTCAGGGGGTATGGATGCGGGTCAATGCCGTGGTGCTCGACGCCCTGCTGGCCAGCTACCACGACGCGGCGAGTTCGCCCGAGGTGAAGGCGCAGCTGGCGGGCCGTCTGGCCTTCGCCCAGAAGCAGCTCAGCCGACTGGTGAAGCGCAGCAGCGACTATGAGGCGGCCCATTATCAATGGCTGCTCGATGGCGTAGAGAAGGGGCTGAAGGATAGCAAGCACAAGCTGATCCACAAGCCGCTGGCTATGCCACCGGGCTCGCCGATTTAA